The following proteins are co-located in the Macaca thibetana thibetana isolate TM-01 chromosome 6, ASM2454274v1, whole genome shotgun sequence genome:
- the LOC126957329 gene encoding protocadherin beta-8-like, translated as MEASGKLICRQRQVLFHFLLLGFSLAGAAEPRRYSVVEETEGSSFVTNLAKDLGLEQREFSRRGVRVVSRGNKLHLQLNQNTGDLLLNEKLDREDLCGHTEPCVLHFQVLLESPFEFFQAELQVIDINDHSPVFLDKEMLVKVSESSPPGTTFPLKNAEDLDVGQNNIENYIISPNSYFRVLTRKRSDGRKYPELVLDKALDREAEAELRLTLTALDRGSPPRSGTAQVYIEVVDVNDNAPEFEQPFYRV; from the coding sequence ATGGAGGCCAGCGGGAAGCTCATTTGCAGACAAAGGCAAGTCCtttttcactttctccttttGGGCTTCTCTCTGGCGGGCGCGGCGGAACCTAGACGCTATTCTGTGGTGGAGGAAACAGAGGGCAGCTCCTTTGTCACCAATTTAGCAAAGGACTTGGGTCTGGAGCAGAGGGAATTCTCCAGGCGGGGGGTTAGGGTTGTTTCCAGAGGGAACAAACTACATTTGCAGCTCAATCAGAACACCGGGGATTTGTTGCTCAATGAGAAATTGGACCGTGAGGATCTGTGTGGTCACACAGAGCCCTGTGTGCTACATTTCCAAGTGTTGCTAGAGAGTCCCTTCGAGTTTTTTCAAGCTGAACTACAGGTAATAGACATAAACGACCACTCTCCAGTATTTCTGGACAAAGAAATGTTGGTGAAAGTGTCAGAGAGCAGTCCTCCTGGGACTACGTTTCCTCTGAAGAATGCTGAAGACTTAGATGTAGGCCAAAACAATATTGAGAACTATATCATCAGCCCCAACTCCTATTTTCGGGTCCTCACCCGCAAACGCAGTGATGGCAGGAAATATCCAGAGCTGGTGCTGGACAAAGCGCTGGACCGAGAGGCAGAAGCGGAACTCAGGTTGACACTCACAGCACTGGATCGTGGCTCTCCGCCCAGATCTGGCACTGCTCAGGTCTACATTGAAGTCGTGGACGTTAACGATAATGCCCCTGAATTTGAGCAGCCTTTCTATAGGGTGTAG